The Salvia miltiorrhiza cultivar Shanhuang (shh) chromosome 2, IMPLAD_Smil_shh, whole genome shotgun sequence DNA window TTCGAAATTCGAGCGGTGGAGGCAGGCCGGTGCTAAggttcaatccttcgtcctctTCAGAGGAGAATTGAGTAGGAGACGGCTTTCCAGCCGGGTGCGGCTGCACTGGAGCCATGGATTGGCTGCTTGCCAGCCTTTTAGCAGCGGtggcggcgattttgccgtatttgagagaaagaggcgactcctcatTGAGAAAAGCTAGGGCTCGCGATCTGTCACAGATTGAGATAGAGAGCATGTGGTAGGTGTCATTGGCAGTAGGCGGCCAGTTTGCCGGATATCGTGGCAACGATTTCGGACGgaaggggggaattagggctcgcccttGACGTTGAGCGTGTGCAGCCGAGAGAGCTCCGGGGTTTAGGGCccaggagagagagaaaggggtgGCGCCCTCGGCCAGCCTCGTCGGAGCTTAaatcagcggcggcggcgatcagATTTTGGAGGAGGAGGGCTCCCTGTTTTTTTGTGCGTGACTttttgagagaaaagagagattagagataatttaaaaaaaaaagggttaaggtgcagataggcccctcaagtggaggcccttagagcgtttcagtccccttactaactgtgtgtgcaaattggcccccaaACTctaaaaaatggtgcagatcgccccctctgacttaacaccgttatgggccgttagtcagagggggcgatctgcaccgtttttttggagttcaggggctaatctgcacattttccctttttggagttcgggggctaatctgcacaccgttcattaaaaaaaatcacatctcatcttctccgaccaacttttccggcgtcaatcgccgtcagatgaggaaaatcacgaaatcaagttcccaagccccaaatcggcgtcattgctccccaaaatcacataattgaaatggaaactcgaattctccctcgaacgtcacctcccccaattgcagaatcacccccaacgaatcgaacttcgcctcgccgtaggcggtgatcgtgaccccaatcaagatcgagatcatgttggccatggtctctgatttgaaggcgtccttcttcaacaacacgccgatagtgtagatggcgacgggcatcgtcggcctttatcaccggatttcgccggatttgagagaaagaggcgactcattatcgagaaaagctaggcgactcctcatcgagaaaagccaggcggcagcgcccaagagagaaagaaaggggcggcgccctccgaggtttagggcccaagagagaaagaaaggggcggcgccctccgccggcctcgtcggagcttgaatcagcgacaacgacgatcaaattttgagcgagagagttgaattaattaaaaagttaaaaggtgcagattagcccctgaactccgagaaaacggtgcagatcgcccccttgactaacggcccataacggtgttaagtcagaggggccgatctgcaccgtttttttgagttcgggggccaatttgcacacacagttagtaaggggactaaaacgctctaagggcctccacttgaggggcctatctgcaccttaacccaaaaaaaaaaggaaaatgtgcagattagcccttgaagtagtagcccctgtAACGTAAAACCCCTcttagtcactgtgtgtgcaactaaacccctgaactctgagaaaagggtgcaaattcccccctgtaacctaacgtcgttaacagccgttagtcagaggggggaatttgcaccattttctcggagttcaggggtttagttgcacacacagtgagtaagagagGAGGGGTTATACGccataggggctactacttcgggggccaatctgcaccttttcccttataTAAATTGTGTTCCCTTCGTCCTGCAAAGCTTGACCAGTATTTCATTTCGAATTGTACTGCAAAGCCTTATTACTTTTCTtatataacaattttttttttcttttattcatattttcacctACAACACTTAAAACACTATATATTAACTCCTAAcctgtattaaaaaaaaatgatcaagCATTACCGGACTGAGGAAGTAAATCTGAGTAATAGTTTATTGACCACATGTCAATTATCTATAATACAAGAAAAATAtgatataaattaagaattaaGGATCTGAATTgctccactaatcatacttgtcCCTCCACATGTAAACAAGGAAGAAGAGCCAAGAGAGCGCGAGCACGAAATCGCCCACCAGCTGCCTCGGCCAATCCCGCgccaaaacctccaacctccgcTCGAACCAAACCCTCCACAGCGCCATCGCCAGATGCAGCCCCGCGCATCCCTTGGCGAAGAACCCTTGAAACTCCCTATCCTTCACGAATCCGGCCATGAACACCACGCACCCGATCACCACCAGCAGCAGCCCCGCGAACGAGTTCGACACCCGCACCACCACCTCATCGCGCGCCGTCGACCCCAGCATCGACCTCGCCGTCGCCGCGCCGTGCCCGAACTCCGTGATCTCCTTCAGGTAGAACATGATCAGGATCCCGCACGTCGCGGCGGTCGCCGCGTGGAGCGTGCAGATCAGGAAGAACGGCGACGAATTCATTCAATCAGAGGTCGGAGGCGAGGCGAGGCTCTTCACCGAATCATCTACTGCGGCATTTGATTTAAGCTCTCGGAGGAG harbors:
- the LOC131007597 gene encoding uncharacterized protein LOC131007597; translation: MNSSPFFLICTLHAATAATCGILIMFYLKEITEFGHGAATARSMLGSTARDEVVVRVSNSFAGLLLVVIGCVVFMAGFVKDREFQGFFAKGCAGLHLAMALWRVWFERRLEVLARDWPRQLVGDFVLALSWLFFLVYMWRDKYD